CTTAATGACACCGATCAGTTTTTTCTCGCTGTTCAAGATTTCCGTCAGCTTTCGAATTCGATCCGCCAACTCATCCGCCTCTTTAGTGAGCGTTTCGATATCCGTATTCGTCAACCGATACAATTGCAACGTCACGATCGCTTCCGCTTGTGGTTCGGTAAATGCAAACTGATCGATCAAGTTGTTCTTAGCATCACGCTTATCTTTCGACCCGCGAATGACCGCAATCACGTCGTCGAGAATCGAAATCGCCTTAATAAGTCCGTCGACAATGTGGCGCCGTTCTTCCGCTTTGTTCAATTCATAGCGGGAACGATTCATGATGACTTCTTTTTGATGGTCGACGTACGCGCTGAGCAGAGCCTTCAAGCCCATTTGTTTCGGCGTTTTGTTAAAAATAGCCACCATGTTGCAATTGTACGTAATTTGCAGATCCGTATTTTTATAAAAGTAATTCAATACCCCTTCGGCGTCGGCGTCTTTCTTCAACTCGACGACGATCCTCATGCCGGTGCGGTCCGTTTCGTCGCGAACTTCGGCGATTCCTTCGACCTTCTTCTCCACTCGCAATTCATCCATTTTCTTGACGAGATTCGCCTTGTTCACTTCATACGGAATTTCGGTAATGACGATTTGCTTGCGCCCGCCTTTCAATGAATCGATTTCGGCCGTACCGCGGACGATCATCTTTCCTTTCCCCGTTTCGTACGCTTTGCGAATCCCTTCTTTTCCTTGGATGATGCCTCCGGTCGGAAAATCGGGTCCTTTCACATGCTTCATCAAGTCATCCACCGTGCAAGCGGGATTTTCCATCAAGGCTACGGCGGCATCGACGACTTCTCCGAGTTGATGCGGAGGGATCTCGGTTGCATACCCGGAAGAAATCCCGGTCGATCCGTTCACGAGCAGATGCGGGAACATCGCCGGTAAAACGACCGGTTCTTGCTCGGTATCGTCAAAGTTCGGGGCAAAATCAACCGTTTCTTTGTCGATGTCGCGCAACAATTCAGAGGCGATCGCTGAAAGGCGCGCCTCTGTATAACGCATCGCCGCCGGCGGATCGCCGTCGACACTACCGTTATTTCCGTGCATCTCAACGAGCACGTTGCGCACCTTCCATTCCTGGCTCATTCTTACCATCGCGTCATACACAGACGAATCCCCGTGCGGATGGTAATTACCGATCACGTTGCCGACCGTTTTCGCAGATTTACGAAACGGTTTGTCGGACGTGTTCCCCTCCCGATGCATCGCATACAAGATGCGCCGCTGGACCGGCTTCAACCCGTCCCGGGCATCGGGCAGGGCTCGATCCTGAATAATGTACTTGCTGTATCTCCCGAAGCGATCACCTATCACCTCTTCGAGAGGCAAATCCAAAAACTTTTCTGCATTGGCCACGACGATTTCGCTCCTTATTTAATCCAAATTTGACATGATCCCGCCGTCAAGCATCCGGTTCCGATGCCGGCGCACTTTCGATCACTGCAAGATTTTCATTGTCGAGAATGTTCGTTTCTTCGTCCAACCCGAAGGCGACGTTCGCTTCGATCCATTTCCTGCGCGGTTCCACTTTATCACCCATCAAAACGGAAACCCTTCGTTCCGCCCGCGCAACATCTTCGATGTTCACACGGATCAACGTGCGCGTTTCCGGATTCATCGTCGTTTCCCACAACTGGTCGGCGTTCATTTCCCCCAGACCTTTATACCGCTGAATCGTGTACCCGCGTCCGACTTTCCCGATCGCTTCCCGCAAGCCATGTTCGTCCCAAGCATACTCAACGACTTCCTTGCGCCCGCTCCCTCTTGACACTTTATAGAGCGGCGGCAGCGCAATGTACACCTTTCCTGCTTCAATCATCGGCTTCATGTAGCGGTAAAAAAAGGTGAGCAGCAGCACTTGGATATGAGCGCCGTCCGTATCGGCATCCGTCATAATGACAATTTTGTCGTAATTAATGTCGGACAAGGTGAAGTCGGCACCGATTCCCGCGCCGATCGCGTGAATGATCGTGTTGATTTCCTCGTTTTTGAAAATGTCGGGCAGTTTCGCTTTTTCGGTATTGATCACTTTACCGCGAAGCGGCAACACAGCCTGAAACCGGCGGTCGCGCCCTTGCTTCGCTGATCCGCCCGCGGAATCCCCCTCGACAAGATACAGCTCGTTTTTCGCCGTATTGCGCGACGTCGCCGGCGTCAACTTGCCGCTCAAAAGCGAGTCCCGCCGCTTCCCTTTCTTTCCGGTACGCGCGTCTTCCCGCGCTTTTCGCGCCGCCTCACGCGCCTGAGCCGCCTTGATCGCTTTCTTGATCAACATCTCGCTCGTCTTCGGATTCTCGTTCAAGAAATACGTCAGCTGCTCCGAAACGACGGCATCCACGGCAGAACGCGCTTCGCTTGTCCCGAGTTTGCTCTTCGTCTGCCCTTCAAACTGCAGCTTGTCTTCCGGAATCCGCACGGAAACGACGCCGGTAAAACCCTCGCGGATGTCCGTCCCATCGAGATTCTTGTCTTTCTCCTTCAAAAATCCGGCTTTCCGCGCGTAATCGTTGAACGCTCTCGTGATGGCCGTCCTCGCGCCCGACTCATGCGTGCCGCCGTCGCGCGTTCGCACGTTATTGACGAAAGACAGCACATTTTCCGAATAGCCGTCATTGTATTGAAAAGAAAATTCAACCTCAATTTCATTTTGATCGCCTTCAAATGCGACAACCGGATGAAAAATGTCCTTGTCTTCATTCAAATATTCGACAAACGCCTTAATGCCGGTATCATATTGAAAGGTATCTTTCCGATCCGTTCGTTGGTCGATGAGTTGAATTTGAATGCCCTTCAACAAAAATGCCGCTTCACGCAATCGCTCACTCAAAATGTCGTATTGAAAATGGGTCGTGGAAAAAACTTCCGAATCCGGCTTGAAACGAATCGTCGTTCCGCTGTCGCGCGCCGTACCGATTTTTTCAAGCGGCGTCACCGGTTTTCCGCCGTTTTCAAACCTTTGCCGGAAGACGCCTCCGTCCCTTCGAATCGTCACTTCGAGCCACTCCGACAATGCATTCACGACAGACGCGCCGACACCGTGCAACCCGCCGCTCGTTTTATAACCGCCGTCGGTTCCGAACTTGCCTCCCGCATGGAGTACCGTAAAAATCACTTCGGTCGTCGGCCGACCCGTTCGGTGCATCCCTGTAGGCATGCCGCGGCCATTGTCGACAACCTCGACACTGTTGTCTTTATGAAGTGTGACCTTAATCGAATGGCCGTATCCTGCAAGCGCCTCGTCAACCGCATTATCGACAATCTCGTACACGAGGTGGTGCAATCCGCGGCTGTCCGTGCTGCCGATGTACATCCCCGGCCGCTTGCGCACCGCCTGAAGCCCTTCCAATACTTGAATTGCATCGTCGTTATACGCCGTTTTGCTCATTGTCATCTCCCGACCCCTTTCATTTCCCCCAACAAATGCCGCTTACCCCATTTTTCCTATGTAAATTTGCTCTTATTGCTATTATACCAGAACGCTTGTTTCCAACAAAAATATCGACCGCTTTCTCGTCAACGTGTCATTAGGTTTTCGCAAAGGAAAGGAGATTCATTCATATAAAAGGAACATTTTCACCTGTGACACCCGGTCGTCCCGCTCGCGTTCGCTTCTATCAGTTTACTACACCTTCGCCAAAGAGAAAACCTCATCCGTGAGGATGAGGCGAAGCGCCGGTCATTGAATGTTCGACTTTGATACAGCGATCCATGATCACTTTCACGCCGTTTGCTTTTAAATAGTCATACGCTTCTTCATGAGTGACACCGGGTTGTGCCCAAAATACGTCGGCACCGATCTTCACCGTTTGAGCGGCGAGGTCGGGCAAATGTTCACTTCTGCGAAACACATTGACGATATCGACATGACCCTCGATCGCTTCCAATGAATCGACGGCTTGGATGCCGAGAGTTGCATCGATATTCGGATTCACTGGAATGATTTCGTAACCGGCCGCTTTCATCGCTTTTGCGACTCCGTAAGACGATCTTTCCGGCTGGTCGGAGAGTCCAACGACGGCAATTCGCCGGTTGTTGCTCAAGATTCTTTTCAGTTCATCTCGATCCGGGTTCTCAATTGCCATAAACGACCTCCTCCAAGCGATTATCTCGTTGCAGTTAAGCGATACACGTCTTTGTATTTCGTTTCAAGATATTCAATCAAATACTTTGCGTTCAATCCTTCGCCGGTAACGTCTTGTAAAATTTCGATTGGCTGTTTCAGCTTGCCGTATTGGTGAACATTCTTCGTTAACCATTGTTTTACTGGCATCAACTCGCCGTTACGAAGCAATTCATCAAAGTTCGGCAAATCTTTAAGCATCGCGTGTTTGATTTGCGCGGCATACATATACCCTAACGCGTAAGACGGAAAATAACCAAAATCCCCGCCGGACCAATGCACGTCCTGCAGCACGCCTTCGGCGTCGTTTTTCGGCTGAATGCCGACGTATTCTTTCATCTTTTCGTTCCAAATTCCCGGCAAATCCTTCACTTCGATCGTACCGTTGATCAATCCTTTTTCGATTTCATAACGCACCATAATATGAAGCGGATACGTCATTTCATCCGCTTCAATGCGAATCAAAGATGGACCTGCGACGTTGATCGCGCGATAAAAATCATCCAGGGCGATGCCGTCGAATTGTCCGCTGGCAAAGGATTTCAACGTTGGATACTGACGCTCCCAAAACGAACGATGCCGACCGACGAAGTTTTCCCAAAACAACGACTGTGATTCATGGATGCCCATTGAGGCGCCGTCACGTAACGGCGTGCCTTGCAAATCCGCAGAAATGTTTTGTTCGTAAAGCGCATGTCCGCCTTCATGAATCGTTCCGAACACGGCTGTACGGAAATCCTTCTCATCATAACGCGTCGTTACGCGAACGTCACCGAAATTGATCCCCGTACAAAACGGATGTACCGTCTCATCCAGCCGTCCCGCTTTGAAATCATAGCCCATTTCTTTCAAAATTTCGAGACTAAACGCCCGTTGTTTAGCGGCTGGGAATCGTTCGAACAGAAAATCCTTTTTTGGCTGGTCCCTCGCTTCCGATACGGCTTTCACCAATGGTACAATATGTTCTCGAACTTGAGCGAACACTCGATCAATGACGTCGACCGTAACCCCCGGTTCATACAAATCAAGCAACGGGTTGTAAGGATTGCCTTCATATCCCCAATAATCAACAAAACGTTTCTTGAAATCGACAATTTTCTCAAGATACGGTTGGAACATCGCAAAGTCGGACTTCGCCCTGGCTTCCTCCCAAACACTTTCCGCTTTTGATTGCAGCACGACAAACGCTCGATATTCTTTTACCGGAATTTTCGAGTTTCTTTCATACTCTTTCCGGCTTTCCTCGACCGACCTTTTCGTCTTTTCCGACAGTTGGCCGCCGTTTTCGGA
This is a stretch of genomic DNA from Bacillales bacterium. It encodes these proteins:
- the parC gene encoding DNA topoisomerase IV subunit A; the encoded protein is MANAEKFLDLPLEEVIGDRFGRYSKYIIQDRALPDARDGLKPVQRRILYAMHREGNTSDKPFRKSAKTVGNVIGNYHPHGDSSVYDAMVRMSQEWKVRNVLVEMHGNNGSVDGDPPAAMRYTEARLSAIASELLRDIDKETVDFAPNFDDTEQEPVVLPAMFPHLLVNGSTGISSGYATEIPPHQLGEVVDAAVALMENPACTVDDLMKHVKGPDFPTGGIIQGKEGIRKAYETGKGKMIVRGTAEIDSLKGGRKQIVITEIPYEVNKANLVKKMDELRVEKKVEGIAEVRDETDRTGMRIVVELKKDADAEGVLNYFYKNTDLQITYNCNMVAIFNKTPKQMGLKALLSAYVDHQKEVIMNRSRYELNKAEERRHIVDGLIKAISILDDVIAVIRGSKDKRDAKNNLIDQFAFTEPQAEAIVTLQLYRLTNTDIETLTKEADELADRIRKLTEILNSEKKLIGVIKKDLLQLKKKYNDARRSKIEDKVEELKINLEVVVASEDVITTVTKDGYIKRTSLRSYSASNGEDFGMKDSDRILAQYEMNTTDTLLVFTDKGNYLYLPVHKLPDIRWKDLGQPVNNLVSLDENENIIGAIPIRDFTTPQYLLFITRNGMVKRTELNQYKAQRHTKALVAVKLKKGDQLLDVHLTDGHDDLFLATRNGYGLWFNEEEISTVGVRAAGVKGINLKKDDWVAAGKRLPAEDVGVAELFVATQRGAVKKMKIAKEFEKTSRANRGVVLLRELKSHPHRVAGILILTGKELVHLRSENGSVETVKPENLRASDRYNNGSFIVDTDTAGEVTEIWKENVSEEDQLTLRL
- the parE gene encoding DNA topoisomerase IV subunit B, which translates into the protein MSKTAYNDDAIQVLEGLQAVRKRPGMYIGSTDSRGLHHLVYEIVDNAVDEALAGYGHSIKVTLHKDNSVEVVDNGRGMPTGMHRTGRPTTEVIFTVLHAGGKFGTDGGYKTSGGLHGVGASVVNALSEWLEVTIRRDGGVFRQRFENGGKPVTPLEKIGTARDSGTTIRFKPDSEVFSTTHFQYDILSERLREAAFLLKGIQIQLIDQRTDRKDTFQYDTGIKAFVEYLNEDKDIFHPVVAFEGDQNEIEVEFSFQYNDGYSENVLSFVNNVRTRDGGTHESGARTAITRAFNDYARKAGFLKEKDKNLDGTDIREGFTGVVSVRIPEDKLQFEGQTKSKLGTSEARSAVDAVVSEQLTYFLNENPKTSEMLIKKAIKAAQAREAARKAREDARTGKKGKRRDSLLSGKLTPATSRNTAKNELYLVEGDSAGGSAKQGRDRRFQAVLPLRGKVINTEKAKLPDIFKNEEINTIIHAIGAGIGADFTLSDINYDKIVIMTDADTDGAHIQVLLLTFFYRYMKPMIEAGKVYIALPPLYKVSRGSGRKEVVEYAWDEHGLREAIGKVGRGYTIQRYKGLGEMNADQLWETTMNPETRTLIRVNIEDVARAERRVSVLMGDKVEPRRKWIEANVAFGLDEETNILDNENLAVIESAPASEPDA
- a CDS encoding CoA-binding protein, which translates into the protein MAIENPDRDELKRILSNNRRIAVVGLSDQPERSSYGVAKAMKAAGYEIIPVNPNIDATLGIQAVDSLEAIEGHVDIVNVFRRSEHLPDLAAQTVKIGADVFWAQPGVTHEEAYDYLKANGVKVIMDRCIKVEHSMTGASPHPHG
- a CDS encoding carboxypeptidase M32, coding for MNEIEAKFLDYLKKMTAYNEALALMQWDLRTGAPKKGVEQRSEVIGQLSEDVFQMSVSEEMKGYIDALSENGGQLSEKTKRSVEESRKEYERNSKIPVKEYRAFVVLQSKAESVWEEARAKSDFAMFQPYLEKIVDFKKRFVDYWGYEGNPYNPLLDLYEPGVTVDVIDRVFAQVREHIVPLVKAVSEARDQPKKDFLFERFPAAKQRAFSLEILKEMGYDFKAGRLDETVHPFCTGINFGDVRVTTRYDEKDFRTAVFGTIHEGGHALYEQNISADLQGTPLRDGASMGIHESQSLFWENFVGRHRSFWERQYPTLKSFASGQFDGIALDDFYRAINVAGPSLIRIEADEMTYPLHIMVRYEIEKGLINGTIEVKDLPGIWNEKMKEYVGIQPKNDAEGVLQDVHWSGGDFGYFPSYALGYMYAAQIKHAMLKDLPNFDELLRNGELMPVKQWLTKNVHQYGKLKQPIEILQDVTGEGLNAKYLIEYLETKYKDVYRLTATR